The following proteins come from a genomic window of Trinickia caryophylli:
- a CDS encoding response regulator transcription factor: MKIAYLEDEESQIQHVSAVLAKKGHHCHPFMDGSHLIRQLKRETFDMLLLDWQTPGVSGHRVLQWARENLSERVPIIFMTSRSAEADIVSALNAGADDYMIKPIRAEELLARIDALARRANLQPNPAPQSIEVGRYRIDPVTRTCFIDGQAVELTSREFDLALLMFRYLGRILSREHIGGTVWGQSPNAISRTLDTHMSRVRAKLQLRPENGLRLTPVYGHGYRLDVVDDIQ; this comes from the coding sequence GTGAAAATTGCTTATCTGGAAGACGAAGAAAGCCAGATCCAACACGTTAGCGCAGTGCTGGCGAAAAAAGGACACCACTGCCATCCATTCATGGACGGCAGCCATCTTATCCGCCAATTGAAGCGCGAGACCTTCGACATGTTATTGCTCGATTGGCAAACGCCGGGCGTATCGGGCCATCGGGTGCTGCAATGGGCGCGCGAAAACCTCAGCGAGCGCGTACCGATCATCTTCATGACGAGCCGTTCCGCCGAAGCGGACATCGTCTCGGCGCTGAACGCGGGCGCCGACGATTACATGATCAAACCGATCCGCGCCGAGGAACTGCTCGCCCGCATCGACGCGCTCGCGCGGCGCGCCAACCTGCAGCCCAACCCCGCGCCGCAATCGATCGAAGTCGGCCGTTACAGAATCGACCCCGTTACGCGCACGTGCTTCATCGACGGTCAGGCGGTCGAGCTGACGAGCCGCGAGTTCGACCTTGCACTGCTGATGTTTCGTTATTTAGGGCGCATCCTCTCGCGCGAGCACATCGGCGGCACCGTCTGGGGTCAATCGCCCAACGCCATTTCGCGCACGCTCGATACCCATATGTCGAGGGTACGCGCCAAATTGCAACTGCGTCCGGAAAACGGCCTGCGCCTCACACCGGTGTATGGCCACGGCTACCGGCTCGACGTGGTCGACGACATTCAATAA
- a CDS encoding H-NS histone family protein, translated as MATYKELLAKKQQLDLEIENARLAEAEAALETVRETIAAFNFTPEQVFGSRRKAKSAGAKQAQFRDPETGQTWGGRGPRPRWLKGKDPEQFRIRA; from the coding sequence GTGGCGACCTATAAAGAATTACTGGCAAAGAAACAGCAACTCGATCTCGAAATCGAGAACGCGCGTCTGGCGGAAGCGGAGGCCGCGCTTGAAACGGTCCGGGAGACCATTGCGGCGTTTAACTTTACGCCGGAGCAAGTGTTCGGCTCGCGACGCAAAGCGAAGAGTGCCGGCGCCAAGCAGGCGCAGTTCCGCGATCCGGAAACGGGGCAAACGTGGGGTGGCCGCGGTCCTCGGCCGCGCTGGCTGAAGGGTAAGGATCCCGAGCAGTTCCGCATCAGGGCGTAA
- a CDS encoding CHASE2 domain-containing protein, giving the protein MRPETRRYLLEWFAITCIGMAVVFACSLGNATAGLDRRIYDKLLQLHPRALAPEIAMVEIDDATIRQFGRWPWSRELQARLLAAAADAGAAAIVYDVLLTDPWRGEAPLSEALRKVPTFLPLTLRRVPNDVLPIAELPQQAFRDAAAGIGHIDFEADADGVVRGVALTESDGTRRWPYIDVPLFRAIREGAIALADGRYLSQGKPDPTNVREGEGGRVLIPFGASAHSRAHVSAAKLLDGQISAQTLSGKIVFVGVTAAGVHGRLMTPVSGDDGPASDVALHADVLSALLSDQLIHPVPRPWVATASLAFALVLLAGFFVLSPWRSLLLTVLLCVVVLAGSALLLGALDLWISPVPAMAALVLLYPLWSWRRLEMTMSRLRRELAILDSEPDLLPEPDITQYSFGGDVLERQIVLVERAAQRLQDMKRFVWDSLNSVPEPVIVADRVGIVLLVNKAARAHFARLDSPEPKGRPLSHVLGGFSLIKAIDTPAELEAEVRTGWPRVLDPTGRQVGVVKRGLEVRDHTGHDYLLRYARCRNERGEESGSWVAALVEVTALHAAERGREDALRLLSHDMRSRHASILALVELERSNNESERTRVLLERIERHAQRALNLADDFVQLARAESQAYALEPVSFGDIVIDASDEVWPQARAKDVRIEVRLDSEEYWVSADRSLMTRAMSNIINNAVKYSPNATIVVISVARRGTHYVQCSVSDEGYGIPKEMQAHLFEPFRRFHSPGQPTTNGAGLGMAFIKAVVTRHSGEVHVDSAPGEGTTVTIALPLLETTAAA; this is encoded by the coding sequence ATGAGACCCGAAACGCGCCGCTATCTGCTCGAGTGGTTCGCGATCACATGCATCGGGATGGCCGTGGTATTCGCATGCAGCCTCGGCAATGCCACGGCGGGGCTCGACCGGCGCATCTATGACAAGCTGCTCCAATTGCATCCGCGGGCACTCGCGCCCGAGATCGCCATGGTCGAGATCGACGATGCGACGATCCGGCAGTTCGGGCGGTGGCCGTGGTCGCGCGAACTGCAGGCGCGCCTGCTGGCGGCAGCGGCCGATGCCGGCGCGGCCGCGATCGTCTACGACGTGTTGCTGACCGATCCGTGGCGAGGGGAAGCGCCTCTGTCCGAGGCGCTGCGCAAGGTGCCGACGTTCCTGCCGCTCACGCTCCGGCGGGTCCCGAACGACGTTCTGCCCATTGCCGAGTTGCCGCAACAGGCATTTCGCGACGCGGCCGCAGGCATCGGCCACATCGATTTCGAAGCCGATGCGGATGGCGTCGTGCGCGGCGTGGCCTTGACGGAAAGCGACGGGACGCGGCGTTGGCCCTACATCGACGTGCCGCTTTTCCGGGCGATTCGCGAAGGCGCCATCGCCTTGGCGGATGGACGGTACCTGTCGCAGGGAAAGCCCGACCCTACGAACGTGCGCGAGGGCGAGGGCGGGCGCGTACTCATTCCGTTCGGTGCGAGCGCGCATTCGCGGGCCCACGTGTCAGCCGCGAAGCTGCTGGACGGGCAAATTTCGGCGCAGACGCTGAGCGGCAAGATCGTGTTCGTCGGCGTGACGGCGGCCGGCGTGCATGGTCGCCTGATGACGCCCGTTTCGGGCGACGATGGCCCCGCGTCGGACGTGGCATTGCATGCCGACGTTTTAAGCGCGCTGCTGTCCGATCAACTCATTCACCCCGTGCCGCGGCCGTGGGTGGCAACGGCATCGCTCGCGTTCGCGCTCGTGCTGCTCGCGGGCTTCTTCGTACTCTCCCCGTGGCGCTCGCTCCTTCTCACGGTCTTGCTCTGCGTGGTCGTCCTGGCCGGCAGCGCGCTGTTGCTCGGCGCGCTCGATCTCTGGATTTCCCCCGTGCCCGCGATGGCCGCGCTGGTGTTGCTTTATCCGCTCTGGAGCTGGCGGCGGCTCGAGATGACGATGTCCCGGCTGCGGCGCGAGCTGGCCATTCTCGATAGCGAACCGGATTTGCTGCCGGAGCCCGACATCACGCAATACTCATTCGGCGGCGATGTGCTCGAGCGCCAGATCGTATTGGTGGAGCGTGCGGCTCAGCGCTTGCAGGACATGAAGCGCTTCGTCTGGGACAGCCTGAACAGCGTGCCCGAGCCCGTGATCGTGGCGGATCGCGTGGGCATCGTCCTGCTCGTCAACAAGGCCGCGCGCGCGCACTTCGCGAGGCTCGACAGCCCCGAACCCAAAGGGCGGCCGCTAAGCCACGTGCTGGGCGGATTCTCGCTGATCAAGGCAATCGATACGCCGGCGGAGCTCGAGGCCGAGGTTCGCACGGGCTGGCCGCGCGTGCTCGATCCGACGGGTCGCCAGGTCGGTGTCGTCAAGCGCGGTCTCGAAGTGCGCGATCACACGGGGCACGATTATCTGCTGCGCTATGCGCGGTGCCGCAACGAGCGCGGAGAGGAGTCGGGCAGCTGGGTAGCCGCGCTGGTCGAGGTGACGGCGCTGCATGCGGCCGAGCGCGGGCGCGAAGATGCCCTCCGGCTGCTCTCGCACGATATGCGCTCGCGCCATGCATCGATTCTCGCGCTCGTCGAGTTGGAGCGCTCGAATAACGAATCCGAGCGCACGCGCGTGCTGCTCGAGCGCATCGAGCGGCATGCTCAGCGCGCATTGAATCTTGCCGACGATTTCGTCCAGCTAGCGCGGGCGGAATCGCAGGCCTATGCGCTCGAGCCCGTCAGCTTCGGCGATATCGTCATCGATGCGAGCGACGAAGTGTGGCCGCAGGCGCGCGCAAAAGATGTTCGCATCGAAGTCCGGCTGGACAGCGAAGAGTATTGGGTATCGGCCGATCGCTCGCTGATGACGCGTGCGATGTCGAACATCATCAACAATGCGGTCAAATACAGCCCCAACGCGACTATCGTGGTGATCAGCGTCGCGAGACGAGGGACGCATTATGTGCAATGCTCGGTGTCCGACGAAGGCTATGGCATACCGAAGGAAATGCAGGCGCATCTGTTCGAGCCTTTCCGACGCTTTCATTCCCCGGGGCAACCGACGACCAACGGCGCCGGCCTCGGCATGGCTTTCATCAAGGCGGTCGTGACGCGGCACAGCGGAGAGGTGCACGTCGACAGCGCGCCGGGCGAAGGCACCACGGTGACGATTGCGCTGCCCTTGCTGGAAACGACGGCTGCCGCATGA
- a CDS encoding response regulator, with protein MNHAPSILIAADTEATAHGVARRLASEFGGIQISCGARHIVSDFEACRPAVVVLAFHEIDRAERCLAALYSQSRFVHGIAHRTIALCRADDLARAYARCRDGCFDDYAVFWPATSDEPRLAMAVRHALQALADKSPAAGAARLISQARRLACIEPALAARARRFAHEVDRTRAAAARAALGADDMVLKRVRKIGESVDALCEAAHTLAGALGPQLQAVRNICALAEGVRPSVLAVDDDVFQQTLIARLLDGTRVDLSCASSGMQALHAMARHRPDLVLIDVALPDIDGIALTREIKSTPAFAEVPVIIVTAMSHRCVVIESIKAGAADFMVKPYRRATLLDKLQALLPGCTA; from the coding sequence TTGAACCATGCCCCGTCGATTCTGATCGCAGCCGATACCGAGGCCACCGCTCACGGTGTCGCCCGGCGGCTTGCGAGCGAGTTCGGGGGCATACAGATATCGTGCGGCGCGCGGCATATCGTTTCGGACTTCGAAGCGTGCAGGCCCGCCGTGGTCGTACTCGCGTTTCACGAGATCGATCGCGCCGAACGCTGTCTCGCCGCGCTCTACAGCCAAAGCCGCTTCGTGCATGGGATAGCCCATCGGACAATCGCGCTGTGCCGAGCCGACGATCTTGCGCGCGCCTACGCCCGTTGCCGGGATGGCTGCTTCGACGATTATGCGGTTTTCTGGCCGGCCACCAGCGACGAGCCGCGCCTCGCGATGGCCGTCCGTCATGCGCTCCAAGCACTGGCGGACAAGTCGCCCGCGGCCGGCGCCGCGCGATTGATCTCGCAGGCCCGCCGGCTGGCGTGCATCGAGCCCGCGCTTGCGGCCCGCGCGCGACGCTTCGCGCACGAAGTGGACCGCACGCGGGCAGCGGCCGCGAGAGCCGCGCTCGGTGCGGACGACATGGTGCTGAAGCGAGTCAGAAAAATAGGCGAGTCAGTCGATGCGCTTTGCGAAGCCGCGCATACGCTCGCCGGCGCACTCGGCCCGCAACTGCAAGCTGTGCGCAACATCTGCGCGCTCGCCGAGGGCGTAAGGCCGAGCGTGCTCGCCGTCGACGACGACGTCTTTCAGCAAACGCTGATCGCCCGCCTGCTCGACGGCACCCGAGTCGATCTCAGTTGCGCATCGAGTGGCATGCAGGCGCTGCACGCAATGGCACGGCACCGCCCGGACCTCGTGCTGATCGACGTTGCCCTGCCCGACATCGACGGCATCGCGCTCACGCGCGAGATCAAATCGACGCCCGCATTTGCCGAAGTGCCGGTGATCATCGTCACCGCGATGAGCCACCGCTGTGTCGTAATCGAAAGCATAAAGGCGGGCGCCGCGGACTTCATGGTGAAGCCGTATCGGCGCGCAACGCTGCTCGACAAACTGCAGGCCTTGCTGCCCGGGTGCACGGCCTGA
- a CDS encoding DUF4136 domain-containing protein gives MVRRTTVLTMVSAAMLAGCAGIGTEVTVTKGAPAEIGKGARTYVLTNDPIDSARRDATRYRALVSTALARGGFDAVDGGQARYSVSLAYDTRLQSISVASGETCEPGGDCGSNGSRAVFSWPWQKTYVHSLTLRFFDRENGHEVYKVRAERSDHRADENEAFPYLVDSALAQLPYASEGRWDVKLRPASGASQGAGVVSATRIR, from the coding sequence ATGGTGAGAAGGACAACAGTGCTGACGATGGTGAGCGCGGCGATGCTTGCGGGATGCGCCGGCATCGGAACCGAAGTGACCGTGACGAAGGGGGCGCCTGCCGAAATCGGCAAAGGCGCACGGACCTACGTGCTGACGAACGATCCGATCGATTCGGCCCGCCGTGACGCGACGCGTTACCGCGCGCTCGTGAGCACGGCGCTTGCGCGCGGCGGATTCGATGCGGTTGACGGTGGGCAGGCGCGCTACAGCGTTTCGCTGGCTTACGATACCCGCCTGCAATCGATTTCAGTTGCCAGCGGCGAAACATGCGAGCCAGGCGGCGACTGCGGCAGCAATGGGTCGCGCGCCGTGTTTTCGTGGCCGTGGCAAAAGACTTACGTCCATTCGCTGACGTTGCGGTTTTTCGACCGTGAAAATGGGCACGAAGTCTACAAGGTGCGCGCGGAGCGCAGCGATCATCGCGCTGACGAGAACGAGGCGTTCCCGTATCTCGTCGACAGCGCGCTCGCGCAGTTGCCTTATGCGAGCGAGGGACGCTGGGACGTCAAGCTGCGTCCGGCCAGCGGCGCAAGCCAAGGCGCCGGGGTGGTGTCCGCCACGCGCATACGCTGA
- a CDS encoding aspartate aminotransferase family protein, which translates to MTEFDRLFAQDRAHFMHPSTHAHDHASGLLPGRIVTGAKGIRIEDHEGRSYIDAFAGLYCVNIGYGRTEVADAIYEQAKKLAYYHTYVGHSTDTIIELSSRIVDWAPEGMKKVYYGMSGSDANETQIKLVWYYNNVLGRTNKKKIISRERGYHGSGIVTGSLTGLPSFHQCFDLPIERVKHTVCPHWYRKAPAGMNEAQFVSYCVDELEKLIAREGADTIAAFIGEPVMGTGGIVPPPAGYWPAIQQVLRKHDILLIADEVVCGFGRLGSKMGSQHYGIQPDLITIAKGLTSAYAPLSGVIVGERVWDVIETASRAFGAMGHGWTYSGHPICAAAALANLDILERECITEHAAETGAYLLDRLHAAFDSHPLVGEVRGAGMLAALEFMADKGERRPFDAGLKVGPRVSAAALRRGLIARAMPHGDILGFAPPLVATRADVDEIVRLAREAVDEVAAEVAGAAVAA; encoded by the coding sequence ATGACCGAATTCGACCGTCTCTTCGCGCAAGACCGCGCGCACTTCATGCATCCGTCGACGCACGCGCACGACCATGCGAGCGGCCTGCTGCCGGGCCGCATCGTTACCGGCGCGAAGGGCATTCGCATCGAAGATCACGAGGGGCGCTCGTATATCGACGCGTTCGCCGGCCTGTATTGCGTCAATATTGGCTATGGCCGCACGGAAGTGGCGGACGCCATCTACGAGCAGGCGAAAAAACTGGCCTATTACCACACATACGTCGGGCATTCGACCGATACGATCATCGAGCTTTCGTCGCGCATTGTCGATTGGGCGCCGGAGGGTATGAAAAAGGTCTATTACGGCATGTCGGGATCGGACGCCAACGAAACGCAGATCAAGCTCGTCTGGTACTACAACAACGTCCTCGGACGGACGAACAAGAAAAAAATCATCTCGCGAGAGCGGGGCTATCACGGCTCGGGCATCGTGACGGGCAGCCTCACGGGCTTGCCGAGCTTTCATCAGTGTTTCGATCTGCCGATCGAGCGGGTGAAGCACACCGTTTGTCCGCACTGGTATCGCAAGGCGCCGGCGGGCATGAACGAGGCGCAGTTCGTCTCGTATTGCGTCGACGAACTCGAGAAGCTCATCGCGCGCGAGGGTGCGGACACGATTGCCGCGTTCATCGGCGAGCCCGTGATGGGCACGGGCGGCATCGTTCCGCCCCCGGCCGGCTACTGGCCGGCGATCCAGCAGGTGCTGAGAAAGCACGACATCCTGCTCATTGCCGACGAAGTCGTCTGCGGATTCGGCCGGCTCGGTTCGAAGATGGGCTCGCAGCACTACGGCATTCAGCCGGATCTGATCACCATCGCGAAGGGACTGACGAGCGCTTATGCTCCGCTGTCGGGCGTGATCGTCGGCGAGCGCGTGTGGGACGTCATCGAGACGGCGTCGCGGGCGTTCGGTGCGATGGGGCATGGCTGGACCTACTCGGGGCACCCGATCTGCGCGGCAGCGGCACTTGCCAATCTCGATATTCTCGAGCGCGAGTGCATTACCGAGCACGCTGCCGAGACCGGTGCCTATCTCCTCGACCGGCTGCACGCGGCTTTCGATTCGCATCCGCTCGTTGGGGAGGTGCGCGGCGCCGGCATGCTGGCCGCGCTCGAGTTCATGGCGGACAAGGGCGAGCGGCGTCCGTTCGATGCAGGGCTCAAGGTGGGACCGCGTGTATCGGCCGCCGCTTTGCGGCGCGGCCTGATCGCCCGCGCGATGCCGCATGGCGACATTCTCGGTTTTGCGCCGCCGCTCGTTGCCACGCGCGCGGACGTCGACGAGATCGTGCGCCTTGCACGCGAAGCGGTGGACGAGGTCGCGGCGGAAGTGGCCGGGGCGGCCGTGGCGGCGTAA
- a CDS encoding FecR family protein has protein sequence MQATSNPVFSAEREPASNFATYVAQPGDTLYSVAERYLRDPADWHALSRLNRVAAPRRLQPGTKLRIPPELLKREPLALRVVATSGQVTRAFERLPPVPVRKGMALSEGDLIRTGADGFITVEFDDGTHVGLPPDSSASFSTLNRTVLTGATHRIVQLRKGEVASEVTHAKERDDRFEVHAPTIVAGVRGTRFSVSYGQRAAAVEVLDGAVAVDKTAASGSPKERQAAFERVRQTLPAQFLAAGYGSVTPDGGAVGAPVPLLPAPALEHPAKTQDGAEAAFDIVPLEGASRYRVMIARDAGAIDLIRDQRVDTPHASFSDLDDGTYFVRLSAIDEYGLEGRPAVYAFERRRNAVSASAARVAGSRDYRFRWLVGRPGVATHFRFILARDEALEERLVDAVDIAGDEFVVSGLPAGVYHWTVVAEQFENGRFYETPAGVRSFTLAY, from the coding sequence TTGCAAGCCACATCGAACCCTGTGTTTTCCGCCGAGCGCGAGCCCGCATCCAATTTCGCCACCTATGTAGCCCAGCCGGGCGATACGCTGTACAGCGTGGCGGAGCGTTATCTGCGCGATCCGGCGGATTGGCACGCATTGAGCCGTCTCAATCGCGTTGCGGCGCCGCGCCGGCTCCAGCCGGGCACGAAGCTGCGCATTCCGCCCGAATTGCTCAAGCGCGAGCCGCTGGCGCTGCGCGTGGTCGCGACCAGCGGGCAGGTCACGCGTGCGTTCGAGCGGCTTCCGCCCGTGCCCGTGCGCAAGGGCATGGCGCTCAGCGAGGGCGATCTGATCCGCACGGGTGCGGACGGCTTCATCACGGTGGAGTTCGACGACGGCACGCACGTCGGTCTTCCGCCCGACAGCAGTGCGAGCTTCAGCACGCTCAACCGCACGGTATTGACGGGTGCGACCCATCGCATCGTGCAACTGCGTAAAGGCGAGGTCGCGAGCGAAGTGACGCATGCCAAAGAGCGCGACGACCGTTTCGAAGTGCACGCACCGACGATCGTCGCGGGCGTGCGCGGCACGCGGTTCAGCGTCAGCTATGGCCAGCGGGCTGCGGCCGTGGAGGTGCTCGATGGCGCCGTTGCGGTGGACAAGACGGCAGCGTCGGGCTCGCCGAAGGAGCGGCAGGCGGCGTTCGAACGCGTGCGCCAGACGCTGCCCGCGCAATTCCTGGCGGCAGGATACGGCAGCGTCACGCCCGACGGCGGAGCGGTCGGGGCGCCGGTGCCCTTGCTGCCCGCGCCTGCGCTCGAGCACCCCGCGAAGACACAAGACGGTGCCGAAGCCGCGTTCGATATCGTGCCGCTAGAGGGGGCCAGCCGCTACCGGGTGATGATCGCGCGCGATGCGGGGGCGATCGATCTGATTCGCGATCAGCGCGTCGACACGCCCCATGCATCGTTTTCCGATCTCGACGACGGTACGTATTTCGTCCGCCTTTCCGCCATCGACGAGTATGGTCTCGAAGGGCGCCCGGCCGTCTATGCGTTCGAACGGCGCCGCAACGCAGTCTCGGCCTCGGCGGCGCGTGTCGCAGGATCGCGCGATTATCGTTTTCGCTGGCTCGTCGGCCGCCCGGGCGTTGCCACGCATTTTCGTTTCATCCTGGCGCGCGACGAGGCACTCGAAGAGCGGCTCGTCGATGCCGTCGACATTGCCGGGGACGAGTTCGTCGTCAGCGGCTTGCCGGCAGGCGTCTACCACTGGACCGTCGTTGCCGAGCAATTCGAGAACGGTCGTTTCTATGAAACCCCGGCCGGCGTGCGCTCGTTCACGCTTGCCTATTGA
- a CDS encoding ATP-binding protein translates to MMDPTPAQQSEADPAPASDARAAASPGRRIGLRLQSLLLVAALWFSLGALTIWDERVEMSNARAGATALADALSAHTARVIREAEQVAALVSWQVQNDGVSIPLAYYVGNGLIKLDVFVQVAVIDSQGYLRASTIPGFTPINLSDREHFKIHEHNPSTALMIGKPVVGRISGKTSLQFSQRINAVDGRFLGVVVVSVDPAYFTELYNGLRIGKQGLVGVVGTHNFVVLALRSDGNSSVGTTLPPDDALRRALARAPSGNLRTVSFANGRDSIVSYRTLAGYPVAVAVGYSTQEFLAPWRTRSVFLLLAALLLSCLIVLADRRTGSLLARLAAANRREIAKSEQLQQARSDAEAASRAKSAFLATMSHEIRTPMNGVIGMTEVLARSSLSADQKEMVFTIRDCASALLQIIDDILDFSKIEAGKLHLESIPVSVEEVVDGLAASLATVAQARGVALRTYVAPDLPPLVLADDTRLREILYNLVGNAIKFSSGREAIRGNVSVRVTFAEQQGAAIRFEIADNGIGMTGQTLSQLFRPFSQAEASTTRRFGGTGLGLAICRRLVSMMKGEITVTSEPGKGSTFVVTLPLAPVADAAPRSSLDLTGLACVVAPSPEFVAADIARYLAAASANVVIATDAVDAAAHLATLECPTVLICGDDYRGGPLLPTAGRVTITPTRSLLQHSAMERMVAIGAQALRRRALLDAVALAAGRAPSQGGALVDENTPLVVRTSAGAHPGVKILVAEDDEINRKVISRQLDLLGYRADMAVDGDEALRMWRETPYTLVLTDLHMPNRDGYELAQAIREEELRERRKRVPLVALTANAIHGEAARAKAFGIDDYLTKPLKLVFLQQALEHWIAPAGAAEPMTSATPAASATNELPPATAAVPAAPTAAPPVPDDAPHPEDIIDLSALRAIVGDDNETVQALLGEYVECSASLAAELRAHLDARRANEAAAVAHKLKSSSRSIGALALGELCARIEADSKQGIDMSFTELSMQFDAAYSSAIDAAHRLAQSSPADSPG, encoded by the coding sequence ATGATGGACCCGACGCCCGCCCAGCAGTCCGAAGCAGACCCAGCCCCCGCATCCGATGCGCGGGCTGCCGCTTCCCCTGGCCGCCGCATCGGGCTGCGGCTGCAAAGCCTGCTGCTCGTCGCTGCACTGTGGTTTTCGCTCGGCGCGCTCACCATTTGGGACGAACGCGTCGAAATGTCGAATGCCCGCGCTGGGGCGACCGCGCTCGCCGACGCGCTTTCCGCGCATACCGCGCGCGTCATTCGCGAGGCCGAGCAGGTGGCGGCGCTCGTTTCGTGGCAGGTGCAAAACGACGGCGTCTCGATTCCGCTCGCGTACTACGTCGGCAATGGCCTCATCAAGCTCGACGTCTTCGTCCAAGTGGCCGTCATCGATTCACAAGGCTATCTGCGCGCCTCGACGATTCCGGGCTTCACGCCGATCAATCTGTCGGATCGCGAACACTTCAAGATTCACGAGCACAACCCGAGCACGGCGCTCATGATCGGCAAGCCCGTGGTCGGGCGCATAAGCGGCAAGACCTCACTGCAGTTCTCGCAACGCATCAACGCGGTCGACGGACGGTTTCTCGGCGTCGTCGTCGTTTCCGTCGACCCAGCCTACTTCACCGAGCTCTATAACGGGCTGCGCATCGGCAAACAGGGACTCGTCGGCGTCGTCGGCACCCACAACTTCGTTGTGCTGGCACTGCGTTCGGACGGCAACAGTTCGGTCGGCACCACGCTGCCGCCCGACGACGCGCTGCGCCGGGCACTCGCGCGTGCTCCGAGCGGCAACCTGCGCACCGTCTCGTTCGCCAACGGCCGCGACAGCATCGTCAGCTATCGCACGCTGGCGGGCTACCCGGTTGCGGTGGCGGTAGGTTATTCGACCCAGGAATTCCTCGCGCCGTGGCGCACGCGCAGCGTCTTCCTGCTGCTCGCCGCGCTGCTGCTGTCGTGTTTGATCGTCCTCGCCGATCGCCGCACCGGCTCGCTGCTCGCGCGTCTCGCCGCGGCCAACCGCCGCGAGATCGCGAAGTCGGAGCAGCTCCAGCAGGCACGCTCGGACGCCGAGGCCGCGTCGCGCGCGAAGAGCGCCTTCCTCGCGACGATGAGCCACGAAATCCGTACGCCCATGAACGGCGTGATCGGTATGACCGAGGTGCTCGCACGCTCCTCGCTGTCGGCCGACCAAAAGGAGATGGTGTTCACCATCCGCGATTGCGCGTCGGCACTCCTGCAAATCATCGACGACATTCTCGATTTCTCGAAGATCGAGGCCGGCAAGCTCCACCTCGAATCGATACCTGTGTCGGTCGAGGAGGTTGTCGACGGGCTCGCGGCATCGCTTGCCACCGTCGCGCAAGCCCGCGGCGTCGCGCTGCGGACCTACGTCGCCCCCGATCTGCCGCCGCTCGTGCTGGCCGACGACACCCGGCTGCGCGAAATCCTCTATAACCTCGTCGGCAACGCGATCAAATTCTCCAGCGGACGCGAGGCGATACGCGGCAACGTCAGCGTGCGCGTGACGTTCGCCGAGCAGCAAGGCGCCGCCATTCGTTTCGAGATCGCCGACAACGGCATCGGCATGACCGGGCAAACCCTGTCGCAGCTCTTTCGCCCGTTCAGCCAGGCAGAAGCGTCCACGACACGCCGCTTCGGCGGCACCGGCCTCGGCTTGGCCATTTGCCGGCGCCTCGTCTCGATGATGAAAGGCGAAATCACGGTAACGAGCGAGCCCGGCAAGGGCTCCACGTTCGTCGTGACGCTGCCGCTCGCACCCGTGGCCGATGCAGCGCCGCGTTCGTCGCTGGACCTGACCGGCCTCGCCTGCGTCGTGGCGCCCTCGCCCGAGTTCGTCGCCGCCGATATTGCACGCTATCTGGCGGCTGCATCGGCGAACGTGGTCATTGCAACGGACGCCGTCGACGCGGCCGCGCACCTCGCAACGCTCGAGTGCCCGACCGTCCTCATATGTGGCGACGATTACCGTGGCGGGCCGCTGCTGCCCACCGCGGGCCGCGTGACGATCACGCCCACCCGCAGCCTCCTGCAGCATTCGGCCATGGAGCGCATGGTGGCGATCGGCGCCCAGGCACTGCGCCGCCGCGCGCTGCTCGATGCGGTCGCCCTCGCGGCCGGACGCGCCCCGTCGCAAGGCGGCGCGCTCGTCGACGAGAACACGCCACTGGTGGTTCGCACGAGCGCAGGTGCGCATCCTGGCGTGAAAATCCTCGTCGCCGAGGACGACGAGATCAACCGCAAGGTCATCTCGCGGCAGCTCGATTTACTCGGCTACCGCGCGGATATGGCCGTCGACGGGGACGAAGCGCTGCGCATGTGGCGCGAGACCCCCTACACGCTGGTCCTGACCGACTTGCACATGCCGAATCGCGACGGCTACGAGCTCGCGCAGGCGATCCGGGAAGAGGAGTTGCGCGAGCGGCGCAAACGCGTGCCGCTCGTGGCGTTGACCGCGAATGCGATCCACGGAGAGGCCGCCCGGGCCAAAGCGTTCGGCATCGACGATTACCTGACGAAGCCTCTGAAGCTCGTCTTCCTACAGCAAGCGCTGGAGCATTGGATCGCGCCGGCTGGCGCCGCCGAGCCGATGACATCCGCCACACCCGCCGCATCCGCCACAAACGAGCTCCCGCCGGCCACCGCCGCCGTGCCGGCCGCGCCGACAGCGGCACCGCCGGTGCCGGATGATGCCCCGCACCCGGAAGACATCATCGACCTGAGCGCGCTGCGTGCGATCGTCGGCGACGACAACGAAACCGTGCAGGCACTGCTCGGCGAATACGTCGAATGCTCGGCAAGCCTTGCTGCGGAATTGCGTGCTCATCTGGACGCGCGGCGCGCGAATGAAGCGGCAGCGGTGGCGCACAAGCTAAAGTCGTCATCGCGCTCCATCGGCGCGCTCGCGCTCGGCGAACTATGCGCGCGAATCGAGGCCGACAGCAAGCAAGGCATCGATATGTCGTTTACCGAACTGAGCATGCAGTTCGACGCCGCCTACAGTAGTGCCATCGATGCCGCGCACCGTCTGGCGCAATCCTCGCCGGCGGATTCTCCGGGCTGA